One genomic window of Opitutia bacterium includes the following:
- the miaA gene encoding tRNA (adenosine(37)-N6)-dimethylallyltransferase MiaA produces the protein MNGVIQVLTGCTAVGKTELALRWAEANGAEIVSCDSLLFYRGMDIGTAKPTKAELARVPHHLIDVCDVRERMDVTHYVTKARVAVDEVLARRKRVLVTGGSGFYLAAFFGPVADDVEIAAELREEIRMRLERDGLTAVVAELRALNPGGLGALDVQNPRRVTRALERCRASGRTIAELQAEFAARPGPFADFEVKLCEMVREPTELEGRVEARVRQMLRDGLLDEVRGLIGRGLKENPSAAKAIGYRETIDFIEGRLAEAELLPAIVKNTRALVKKQRTWFKTQLPEHRRVEAATARVEELFG, from the coding sequence GTGAACGGCGTCATCCAGGTGCTCACGGGCTGCACGGCGGTCGGCAAGACCGAGTTGGCGCTGCGCTGGGCGGAAGCGAACGGTGCCGAGATCGTGTCGTGCGATTCGCTGCTGTTCTACCGCGGCATGGACATCGGCACGGCGAAGCCGACGAAGGCCGAACTCGCGCGCGTGCCGCATCACTTGATCGACGTGTGCGATGTGCGCGAGCGGATGGATGTTACTCATTATGTAACGAAGGCGCGGGTGGCGGTGGACGAAGTGTTAGCGCGGAGGAAGCGGGTTTTGGTGACGGGCGGGAGCGGGTTTTATCTCGCGGCGTTTTTCGGGCCGGTGGCGGATGACGTCGAGATCGCGGCGGAATTGCGGGAGGAAATCCGAATGCGGCTGGAGCGGGACGGCCTGACGGCGGTCGTCGCCGAGTTGCGCGCGCTCAATCCGGGCGGACTAGGCGCGCTCGATGTGCAGAATCCGCGGCGCGTGACGCGGGCGCTGGAGCGCTGTCGGGCGAGCGGGCGGACGATCGCGGAGTTGCAGGCGGAGTTCGCGGCGCGGCCGGGGCCGTTTGCGGACTTCGAGGTGAAGCTGTGCGAAATGGTCCGCGAGCCGACGGAACTGGAGGGTCGCGTCGAGGCGCGTGTGAGGCAGATGTTGCGCGATGGGCTCTTGGACGAAGTGCGCGGGTTGATCGGACGTGGATTGAAGGAGAATCCGAGTGCGGCGAAGGCGATCGGGTATCGCGAGACGATCGATTTTATCGAGGGCCGGCTGGCCGAGGCGGAGTTGCTGCCGGCGATCGTGAAGAACACGCGGGCGCTGGTGAAGAAGCAGCGCACGTGGTTCAAGACGCAGCTGCCGGAGCATCGGCGCGTGGAGGCCGCGACGGCGCGGGTCGAAGAGTTGTTCGGGTGA
- a CDS encoding diacylglycerol kinase family lipid kinase encodes MKVRFIFNPHSGSNRRNPHLRDKAAEFIAHCGWDGKVVSTERPRHATDLARAAVDEGCELVVAIGGDGTMNEVASALVNTPAAFGLIPCGSGNGLGRHLGIPRAGKGAFRALAEGAVTTIDAGKVNQHLFFCAAGTGFEALIAERFALLTSRGFAGYLKESAKAWWNYQPERYTVHHAAGKDTFDAFTLAIANSSQYGNNAYIAPDASVSDGMLDVVAVPHVNAFRAVPLAIRLFHGSINRVPDVRHFQGSKFVIERAKPGWMHTDGEPRAETSRIEVSVLPRSLRVMVPRTTALETQS; translated from the coding sequence TTGAAAGTCCGGTTCATCTTCAATCCCCACTCCGGTTCCAACCGCCGCAACCCGCACCTCCGCGACAAAGCGGCTGAGTTCATCGCCCATTGCGGTTGGGACGGTAAAGTCGTCTCCACCGAGCGCCCGCGCCACGCCACCGACCTCGCGCGCGCCGCCGTCGACGAGGGCTGCGAACTCGTCGTCGCCATCGGTGGCGACGGCACGATGAACGAGGTCGCCAGCGCCCTCGTGAACACGCCCGCCGCGTTCGGCCTTATCCCCTGCGGCTCCGGCAACGGTCTCGGCCGCCACCTCGGCATCCCGCGCGCGGGCAAAGGCGCCTTCCGCGCGCTCGCCGAGGGCGCCGTGACGACCATCGACGCCGGCAAGGTCAACCAGCACCTCTTCTTCTGCGCCGCCGGCACCGGCTTCGAGGCTCTCATCGCCGAGCGCTTCGCCTTGCTCACGTCGCGCGGCTTCGCCGGCTACCTGAAGGAAAGCGCCAAGGCTTGGTGGAACTACCAGCCCGAGCGCTACACGGTGCACCACGCCGCGGGCAAGGACACCTTCGACGCCTTCACCCTCGCGATCGCCAACTCCTCCCAATACGGCAACAACGCCTACATCGCGCCCGACGCCTCCGTCAGCGACGGCATGCTGGACGTCGTCGCCGTGCCGCACGTGAACGCCTTCCGCGCCGTGCCGCTCGCGATTCGCCTTTTCCACGGCTCGATCAATCGCGTGCCGGACGTCCGGCATTTCCAAGGCAGCAAATTCGTCATCGAACGCGCGAAGCCGGGTTGGATGCACACCGACGGCGAGCCGCGCGCCGAGACTTCACGCATCGAAGTCTCCGTGCTCCCCCGCAGCCTGCGCGTGATGGTGCCGCGCACGACGGCGCTGGAAACGCAGTCCTGA